GCCCGCTATTGGGAGGGTTTCAAAGGCGGCGTGCACCGCCACCCGCTGCCTATCCTCTTCACATCCTTTCTCATGGGGGAAATCGCGTCCTCGACACTCTTCCAGCAGATGCACCAGAAGACGACGATCCCGGTGATCAAGGACGCCTTCCGGCGTGTCGGGCAAGATGAATCGAGGCACTTGCGAATCTGCCTCACGCTGCTCGAGAACGTCCTGCCGAAACTCACCCCCGCCCAGAAGGAGACCATCACGAAACAGATTCGTGCCGGCTATGTCTTTCTCTCGGGCATCCTCTATGAGCCGCCCGATCAGTTTTGGGAATTGCCGGAAACTTGGCGCCCGGCCCATCGCTTGCTCGAGGAGACGGCGCGCAAGGCCGGCCTCGGCATCCTCACGAACGAGGAGCGGCGCGAGAACTGGCGCGCCTCGCTTCTGCGCATGAAAGGCGTCATCGAGCCCTTCGGCATCGGCTTTCCCGCCATTCCCGAAATCGGCATTTCCGGCGAGACGGTGGCATTCGATCCCGCCGACATCGTGCCGGTGTTTTGAGCTGGTCGGCTCGAGCGGATTTTGACTGGCGTGAAAATCGGCAGCACCATCAATGCTTGTGCTGGCCCCGGACTGCCGCTAGGATGCGCCCGCCATGAACGACCGATCTGCCAAGACGCTTCGACAAACTGAGTGCTGATAGCCGGGACGCGAGCTGCGTCCCGCCGAATCTCCCCTATTCTCGGGTTGGCGCTCTCGTCGAAGGTTTTCCATGGCTGACTTCTTCCTTCTCCTGAAAGGCCTTTTAATCGGCCTATCGATTGCGGCCCCGGTTGGGCCGATCGGTCTTCTCTGCATCAAGCGATCCCTCAAGGACGGCATGGCCGCCGGCCTCG
This window of the Alphaproteobacteria bacterium genome carries:
- a CDS encoding ferritin-like domain-containing protein; translated protein: MGAKKSRAEELSRHIATPPAGSEQAPSPEQILFDAPDPPPFPKDNVFPIEWHTDTPKLLKLYDASREQSWFPNKLAWDTLDPKAFTLDQRYAIAYWFGLLSVFDSSGPAVFARAMIHTYETHAEDPVRKCFFLITRDEVNHEEVCQRVIEILTPGGPLGFVPETALGKLAQNNVKWYFHNGARYWEGFKGGVHRHPLPILFTSFLMGEIASSTLFQQMHQKTTIPVIKDAFRRVGQDESRHLRICLTLLENVLPKLTPAQKETITKQIRAGYVFLSGILYEPPDQFWELPETWRPAHRLLEETARKAGLGILTNEERRENWRASLLRMKGVIEPFGIGFPAIPEIGISGETVAFDPADIVPVF